The proteins below are encoded in one region of Nymphaea colorata isolate Beijing-Zhang1983 unplaced genomic scaffold, ASM883128v2 scaffold0282, whole genome shotgun sequence:
- the LOC116244723 gene encoding LOW QUALITY PROTEIN: uncharacterized protein LOC116244723 (The sequence of the model RefSeq protein was modified relative to this genomic sequence to represent the inferred CDS: inserted 1 base in 1 codon): MREIVHVQGGQCGNQIGAKFWEVISDEHGIDPTGSYHGDSDLQLERINVYYNEATGGRYVPRAVLMDLEPGTMDSVRAGPFGQLFRPDNFVFGQTGAGNNWAKGHYTEGAELIDSVLDVARKEAEGCDCLQGFQITHSLGGGTGSGMGTLLISKVREEYPDRIMETFSVVPSPKVSDTVVEPYNATLSVHQLXENADECMVIDNEALYDICFRTLKLTTPTYGDLNHLVSAAMSGVTCCLRFPGQLNSDLRKLAVNLIPFPRLHFFMIGFAPLTSRGSQQYRALTVPELTQQMFDAKNMMCAADPRHGRYLTASALFRGRMSTKEVDEQMLNVQNKNSSYFVEWIPNNIKSSICDIPPKGLKMAVTFIGNSTAIQEMFKRVAEQFTAMFRRKAFLHWYTGEGMDEMEFTEAESNMNDLVSEYQQYQDATAEEEGEFEEEEA; the protein is encoded by the exons ATGAGAGAAATCGTTCACGTTCAGGGCGGTCAGTGCGGTAACCAGATCGGTGCCAAGTTCTGGGAGGTCATCTCAGACGAGCACGGAATCGACCCCACCGGCTCCTACCACGGTGACTCCGACCTCCAACTTGAGAGGATCAACGTCTACTACAATGAAGCCACCGGAGGAAGGTACGTCCCCAGAGCCGTCCTCATGGATCTTGAACCAGGAACCATGGACTCCGTCAGAGCTGGACCCTTCGGTCAACTCTTCAGGCCCGACAACTTCGTCTTCGGTCAAACCGGAGCTGGAAACAACTGGGCAAAGGGCCACTACACTGAGGGTGCCGAACTCATCGACTCCGTTTTGGACGTCGCCAGAAAGGAGGCTGAGGGCTGCGATTGCCTCCAGGGCTTCCAGATCACCCACTCCCTCGGAGGTGGAACCGGTTCCGGTATGGGAACCCTCCTTATCTCAAAGGTGAGAGAGGAGTACCCCGACAGAATCATGGAGACTTTCTCCGTCGTCCCCTCCCCCAAGGTGTCCGACACCGTCGTGGAGCCCTACAACGCCACCCTGTCCGTCCATCAGT GTGAGAACGCCGACGAGTGCATGGTCATTGACAACGAGGCCCTCTACGATATCTGCTTCAGAACCCTCAAGCTCACCACCCCCACCTACGGAGATCTCAACCATCTCGTCTCCGCCGCCATGTCCGGTGTCACCTGCTGCCTCAGGTTCCCCGGTCAGCTCAACTCCGATCTCAGAAAATTGGCCGTCAACCTCATCCCCTTCCCCCGTCTCCACTTCTTCATGATTGGATTCGCCCCCCTCACCTCAAGAGGATCCCAACAATACAGAGCTTTGACTGTCCCCGAGCTCACCCAACAGATGTTCGATGCCAAGAACATGATGTGCGCTGCTGATCCCAGACACGGTCGTTACCTGACTGCTTCTGCCCTCTTCAGAGGAAGAATGTCAACCAAAGAGGTCGACGAGCAGATGCTTAACGTCCAGAACAAGAACTCTTCTTACTTCGTTGAGTGGATCCCCAACAACATCAAGTCATCCATTTGCGATATCCCTCCCAAGGGACTCAAGATGGCCGTCACCTTCATCGGAAACTCAACCGCCATTCAGGAGATGTTCAAGCGGGTCGCCGAACAGTTCACCGCTATGTTCAGAAGAAAGGCTTTCCTCCATTGGTACACTGGTGAGGGTATGGACGAGATGGAATTCACTGAAGCCGAATCCAACATGAACGACCTCGTCTCAGAGTATCAGCAATATCAGGATGCCACTGCTGAGGAGGAGGGTGAGTTCGAGGAGGAAGAAGCTTGA